A part of Cydia amplana chromosome 24, ilCydAmpl1.1, whole genome shotgun sequence genomic DNA contains:
- the LOC134658948 gene encoding putative gamma-glutamylcyclotransferase CG2811 isoform X2, whose protein sequence is MIQAVNGLIHSNIRQFIVHFVRKMTHQVFVYGTLKRNEPNHYWLTNPENGASKFIANGTTKTKYPLIIATRYNIPFLLYSPGDGSNVQGEVYEVDDKMLSNLDILEDHPKFYVREVDDILIQKGNETTTTKCWVYFLKTFKPELLKKPTMSNYSSAGPHGLVYAESNNESTMDDLYDDILKK, encoded by the exons ATGATACAGGCTGTGAATGGGTTAATACACTCTAACATAAGACAgtttatcgtgcatttcgtaAGAAAG atgacCCACCAAGTCTTTGTCTATGGCACACTAAAGCGTAACGAACCTAACCACTACTGGCTGACTAACCCGGAGAACGGAGCGAGCAAGTTCATAGCCAACGGAACAACAAAGACCAAATATCCACTAATCATCGCTACGCGATACAACATTCCATTCTTACTTTATAGTCCGGGCGATGGATCTAACGTTCAAG GTGAAGTGTATGAAGTAGATGACAAAATGCTTAGTAACCTGGACATATTGGAGGACCATCCAAAATTCTATGTAAGAGAAGTAGATGACATCCTAATACAGAAAGG TAatgaaacaacaacaacaaaatgcTGGGTGTACTTCCTGAAGACCTTTAAACCGGAACTGCTCAAGAAGCCAACGATGAGCAACTACTCCTCGGCCGGACCCCACGGCCTCGTCTACGCGGAGAG TAATAACGAATCGACCATGGACGATTTGTACGAtgatattttaaagaaataa
- the LOC134658948 gene encoding putative gamma-glutamylcyclotransferase CG2811 isoform X1: MIQAVNGLIHSNIRQFIVHFVRKMTHQVFVYGTLKRNEPNHYWLTNPENGASKFIANGTTKTKYPLIIATRYNIPFLLYSPGDGSNVQGEVYEVDDKMLSNLDILEDHPKFYVREVDDILIQKGNETTTTKCWVYFLKTFKPELLKKPTMSNYSSAGPHGLVYAERCNRDPSYDYWREVKCSQGDC; this comes from the exons ATGATACAGGCTGTGAATGGGTTAATACACTCTAACATAAGACAgtttatcgtgcatttcgtaAGAAAG atgacCCACCAAGTCTTTGTCTATGGCACACTAAAGCGTAACGAACCTAACCACTACTGGCTGACTAACCCGGAGAACGGAGCGAGCAAGTTCATAGCCAACGGAACAACAAAGACCAAATATCCACTAATCATCGCTACGCGATACAACATTCCATTCTTACTTTATAGTCCGGGCGATGGATCTAACGTTCAAG GTGAAGTGTATGAAGTAGATGACAAAATGCTTAGTAACCTGGACATATTGGAGGACCATCCAAAATTCTATGTAAGAGAAGTAGATGACATCCTAATACAGAAAGG TAatgaaacaacaacaacaaaatgcTGGGTGTACTTCCTGAAGACCTTTAAACCGGAACTGCTCAAGAAGCCAACGATGAGCAACTACTCCTCGGCCGGACCCCACGGCCTCGTCTACGCGGAGAGGTGCAATAGAGACCCTAGTTATGACTATTGGCGTGAGGTCAAATGCAGTCAGGGAGACTGCTGA
- the LOC134659200 gene encoding G patch domain-containing protein 4, with translation MDFARKQLEKYGWTDGKGLGKNENGISQALKPKLKRSVTGVGHDAASDFTEHWWTTLYNKAAGNVEVEEKNGKTQKIKTNTDDFQISNSTWKLTKTKNKSTAEKEQYVDYFVKKATLTNGGVKMEKVEESDSESDGEKKDGFKMTDEELFAACGGRTAHKGARHGLRALGKLARIEQQEQHLLEQEKYEGYSHYEKKKKNKNKPANELQVEDLNLNSDTEVSKTKKKKKKRCSNSDSLTEIGNGNIEVAECTESEPKKNKKKRKLTDENVASDIGEENGRKTKKLKNVENVSDPDVGCLFKSKKKKRNENMVSVPKDEAESNTNFLKTDGKYEFLDNGVVRKTKKKNKKSK, from the exons ATGGATTTCGCTAGAAAACAACTCGAGAAATACGGCTGGACCGATG GTAAAGGTTTAGGTAAGAATGAAAATGGTATATCCCAAGCGTTGAAGCCGAAGTTAAAGAGAAGCGTAACAGGCGTAGGCCACGATGCGGCGTCTGACTTCACGGAACACTGGTGGACGACGCTGTATAACAAGGCAGCTGGTAATGTTgag GTTGAAGAGAAGAATGGCAAAACGCAAAAGATAAAGACAAACACGGATGACTTCCAAATATCAAACAGTACCTGGAAActgacaaaaacaaaaaataaatcaacCGCAGAAAAGGAACAGTATGTGGACTATTTTGTTAAAAAAGCGACTTTGACAAACGGGGGAGTTAAAATGGAAAAAGTGGAGGAGTCGGACTCGGAGAGTGACGGGGAGAAGAAGGATGGGTTCAAGATGACGGATGAGGAGCTTTTTGCGGCCTGTGGTGGACGGACAGCACATAA aGGCGCAAGACATGGATTGCGGGCTTTAGGCAAATTAGCGAGAATTGAACAACAAGAACAACATTTGCTTGAACAAGAAAAGTATGAAGGTTACTCGCATTatgaaaagaaaaagaaaaataaaaacaaacctgcCAATGAACTACAAGTTGAAGatttaaatttgaacagtgACACGGAAGTTTCTAAAACcaagaagaagaaaaagaagCGTTGCTCAAACAGCGACAGTCTAACGGAAATAGGGAATGGTAACATCGAAGTGGCTGAATGCACAGAGTCTGAgcctaagaaaaataaaaagaaacgcAAACTGACAGATGAAAATGTTGCCAGTGATATCGGAGAGGAAAATGGTAGAAAAACGAAGAAATTAAAAAACGTTGAGAATGTTTCGGATCCTGATGTTGGATGTCTTTTCAAATCAAAAAAGAAAAAGCGGAACGAAAATATGGTATCAGTGCCGAAGGATGAAGCGGAATCGAATACGAATTTCTTAAAAACAGACGGAAAGTACGAGTTCCTAGACAACGGTGTGGTTCGGAAAACgaagaagaaaaataaaaagtcaaaatga
- the LOC134659345 gene encoding probable NADH dehydrogenase [ubiquinone] 1 alpha subcomplex subunit 12, producing MSIAKIFALDKVANFFNIIRQNGGIRGSLWKLYRQDDLKDGTLIGEDRFGNKYYENPRYFYARNRWVEYSPNFHMNYDASQVPAEWFGWLHYKTDLPPHQDPSRPKYHWMLYGNENLSGTKGQYVPYSTTRPKVEPWVPKSKE from the exons ATGTCCATTGCAAAGATATTTGCACTAGATAAGGTAGCCAATTTCTTTAACATCATACGCCAAAATGGAGGCATTCGTGGTTCCCTGTGGAAACTATACCG ACAGGATGACCTGAAGGACGGTACCCTAATAGGCGAAGACAGGTTTGGCAACAAGTATTATGAAAACCCCCGCTACTTCTATGCCCGTAACCGCTGGGTGGAGTACTCGCCCAACTTCCACATGAACTATGATGCCAGTCAG GTGCCCGCTGAATGGTTTGGCTGGCTTCACTACAAGACCGATCTTCCCCCTCACCAG GACCCCAGCCGCCCTAAATACCACTGGATGCTCTATGGCAACGAAAACCTCTCTGGCACCAAGGGGCAGTATGTACCTTACAGCACCACCAGGCCCAAGGTCGAGCCCTGGGTCCCCAAGTCCAAGGAATAA